In Candida orthopsilosis Co 90-125, chromosome 4 draft sequence, a single genomic region encodes these proteins:
- a CDS encoding Fox3 peroxisomal 3-oxoacyl CoA thiolase produces MSQYKQKNPDDVVIVAAYRTALTKGGRGSFKDVGSDYILKELTEQFIKKTKLDPSLVQDVAIGNVLHSRGGDFEHRAALMAAGIPYTSGFVAINRFCSSGLIAVSQIANKIKTGELECGLAGGVESMSKDYGPNAIIKYDPAYADHPEFQKNQIPMGITNENVCDKFGIPREAQDRFAASSFNKAEAAQNSGKFKDEILPIEAFIEDDEEEDEDGEPIEKKITVTEDEGIRKGVTPEKLAKIKPAFKKDGSTSAGNASQVTDGAALVLLMRRSFAEKHGYPVLAKYVGCWVAGVPPEIMGIGPAVAIPKALQKTGLKVDDISVFEINEAFAGQCLYSIQSVGIPEEKVNLNGGAIALGHPMGATGARQYATILPLLKPGEIGLTSMCIGTGMGAASIIVRE; encoded by the coding sequence ATGTCTcaatacaaacaaaaaaaccCAGATGATGTTGTCATCGTTGCTGCTTATCGTACCGCATTGACCAAAGGTGGTAGAGGTAGTTTCAAAGATGTTGGTTCCGACTACATTTTAAAAGAGTTGACTGAGCAGTTTATCAAGAAGACAAAATTAGACCCTTCTCTTGTTCAGGATGTTGCAATTGGTAATGTCTTGCATTCAAGGGGTGGAGATTTTGAACACCGTGCGGCATTGATGGCTGCCGGTATCCCTTATACAAGTGGATTCGTTGCTATCAACAGATTTTGTTCATCTGGTTTGATTGCTGTTTCCCAGATTgccaacaaaatcaaaactggGGAGTTGGAATGTGGTCTTGCTGGGGGAGTCGAGTCTATGAGTAAAGATTATGGTCCAAATGCCATAATCAAGTACGACCCCGCATATGCTGACCACCCcgaatttcaaaaaaatcaaattccaaTGGGAATCACAAACGAAAATGTTTGTGATAAATTTGGTATTCCAAGAGAGGCTCAGGACCGCTTTGCCGcttcatcattcaacaaggCAGAAGCTGCTCAAAATTCAGGAAAGTTTAAGGATGAAATTTTGCCAATAGAAGCTtttattgaagatgatgaagaagaagatgaagatggtgaacctattgaaaagaaaataacTGTTACAGAGGATGAGGGAATTCGAAAGGGAGTTACACCAGAGAAGTTGGCTAAAATTAAACCAGCCTTTAAAAAGGATGGTTCAACTTCCGCTGGTAATGCATCACAAGTCACCGATGGGGCTGCCttggtattgttgatgagaaGATCATTTGCCGAGAAACATGGATACCCCGTCCTTGCTAAATACGTTGGTTGTTGGGTCGCTGGTGTTCCACCTGAGATTATGGGTATTGGTCCTGCTGTTGCTATTCCAAAGGCTTTACAAAAGACTGGTCTTAAAGTTGATGACATCtctgtttttgaaatcaatgaagcTTTTGCTGGTCAATGTTTGTACTCCATTCAATCTGTTGGAATCCCAGAAGAGAAAGTAAACTTAAATGGTGGCGCTATTGCTTTAGGTCATCCTATGGGAGCCACTGGTGCTAGACAATATGCTACTATCttgccattgttgaaaccaGGTGAGATTGGTTTGACTTCTATGTGTATTGGAACTGGTATGGGAGCTGCTTCCATCATTGTTAGAGAGTAA
- a CDS encoding Tma46 protein (S. cerevisiae homolog TMA46 localizes to ribosome, cytoplasm) produces MPPKKKQQPSDKNKAKAKSKAAEDKTFGMKNKNKSKKVQQQINQLQAGIDGGAAKRKEAEAKRKAEEKKAAEEAKREAAKLFGIQQQKVPFGVDPKSVLCEFFKQGVCTKGNKCRFSHDPNVGRKDAKKDLYTDAREEKEQDTMDNWDEEKLRSVILSKHGNPKTTTDKVCKYFIDAVENGKYGWFWVCPNGGSECKYKHSLPPGFVLKTKEQKKLEKLAAESAPKITLEEFLELERSKLDKSTFTPITAESFKKWKIEQKSKKEDQKKEEEKKSGKKPQTGRQVILEKFSDKYYTEEDDGGETWDLSQFKSDLPDENSNIKDYGDGSNAQEYYQDDGERNGEAKEINTEANGN; encoded by the coding sequence ATGccaccaaagaagaagcaacAACCATCAGATAAGAACAAGGCCAAGGCTAAGTCTAAGGCAGCCGAAGACAAGACTTTCGGTatgaagaacaagaatAAGTCGAAAAAAgtgcaacaacaaattaatCAATTACAAGCAGGAATTGATGGGGGAGCAGCAAAGAGGAAAGAGGCTGAAGCTAAGAGGAAAGCGGAGGAAAAGAAGGCTGCTGAAGAAGCAAAAAGAGAAGCAGCTAAACTTTTTggaatacaacaacaaaaagtGCCATTTGGAGTTGATCCAAAGTCAGTCTTGtgtgaatttttcaagCAAGGTGTTTGTACCAAAGGAAACAAGTGTAGATTCAGTCACGATCCAAATGTCGGAAGAAAAGATGCCAAGAAGGATTTGTACACTGATGCCAGAGAGGAAAAAGAGCAAGACACAATGGATAACTGGgatgaagagaaattgCGTAGTGTCATTCTTTCGAAACATGGTAATCCAAAAACTACAACTGACAAGGTCTGTAAGTACTTCATAGACGCAGTGGAGAACGGTAAATATGGATGGTTCTGGGTGTGTCCGAACGGCGGTAGTGAATGTAAATATAAACACTCGTTACCACCAGGATTCGTATTAAAAACAAAGgagcaaaagaaattggagaaaCTAGCGGCAGAAAGTGCACCAAAGATTACATTAGAGGagtttttggaattggaaagaaGCAAACTAGACAAGAGTACATTTACTCCAATTACAGCAGAGTCATTTAAAAAATGGAAGATTGAACAGAAATCAAAGAAGGAGgatcaaaagaaggaagaggaaaagaaaagtggGAAGAAACCACAAACTGGTAGACAAGTtatattggaaaagtttTCCGACAAATATTATACAGAGGAAGACGATGGTGGGGAAACTTGGGACTTGTCTCAATTCAAATCTGATCTTCCTGATGAAAATTCTAATATTAAAGATTATGGTGACGGGTCGAACGCACAGGAGTATTATCAAGACGATGGAGAGAGAAACGGAGAGGCTAAAGAGATTAATACAGAAGCCAATGGAAACTGA
- a CDS encoding Arf3 protein, translating to MGSLVSKLFKNREMRILMLGLDNAGKTTILYKLKLGKTSKTVPTVGFNVETVKHKNVSFAVWDCGGQERIRPLWRHYFTGTNALIYVVDSSDQSRLEESKQELYRIITDKELNNCLLVVLANKQDVDGAVKPKDLIEKFELNKLSGNHTWSVIPTVAIDGTGLVETLNWISSHSK from the exons ATGGGTTCCTTAGTG TCTAAGCTCTTCAAGAATCGAGAGATGAGGATATTGATGCTCGGGTTGGATAATGCAGGAAAGACAACGATACTTTACAAATTGAAGCTTGGTAAGACATCCAAAACGGTACCCACTGTTGGTTTCAACGTTGAAACAGTCAAACACAAGAATGTTTCATTTGCAGTGTGGGATTGTGGTGGACAAGAGAGAATCAGACCATTGTGGAGACATTATTTCACGGGGACTAATGCATTAATTTATGTGGTTGATTCTAGTGATCAATCTCGTCTAGAAGAGTCAAAACAGGAATTGTACAGGATAATAACGGACAAAGAGTTGAACAACTGTTTGCTTGTAGTGTTGGCTAATAAACAAGATGTTGATGGTGCTGTTAAACCAAaggatttgattgaaaagtttgagtTGAATAAGTTGAGTGGTAACCATACTTGGTCAGTTATTCCCACAGTAGCCATAGATGGAACAGGATTAGTTGAAACACTCAATTGGATCTCGTCGCATTCAAAATAA
- a CDS encoding App1 protein (S. cerevisiae homolog APP1 has role actin cytoskeleton organization and localizes to actin cortical patch) — MNTESNPMSRRQRLIGLAKSTRDNYIPKITGSVTSFASGASKAFTNPREVYDEEGKVVLPKDTRIKLYPTYTRKLEDKYYVDVAGWMSAPGAMNRKNRVMMSVIKQLMKRDNQDVESQFQNETAYLPAHQVHHKESESDNESIHSVASDQSTNSSPGTPNSDAIINERLADFFAKSIPNTEIKITIGSESQHEKVAHEKLMTDGYGYFHTTIEVNYKPSVIFASSMVTETVFAAQNIMIVPSNGLGVISDIDDTVKLTGVVGDKRLLLRNLLLQDFEAWKIPSIVKWYMDLSKKRDISFFYVSNSPWQLFPSISEYFNLVGLPKGSIHLKRYLGSMISSLLEPSSSRKKTMLHKILRDFPDKKFVCIGDSGEYDLEAYVDLAISYPNRVLSIYIRYVENSLSLEDDRRILKELLRLLAKRRTDVSRNYRENEEVSQKRDNAHEVDLIDLSDSPVLPPTAASSNLSKKKPPMKPKKPKNLQSSSSSRESPPASQSGESTPPALRSAVSSPPESRSAGSPQPASVPPSSNVSSDGNSMIDEYRPPLPPRRSRTKSRSGYDYEPGSIYDSPGFMELEDRDKKGAEWVRRVSTAITALKNTNTQIHIFMDSDDKFFESSCNKLDEDVRVK; from the coding sequence ATGAATACCGAAAGCAACCCAATGTCAAGAAGACAACGATTGATAGGACTTGCAAAAAGTACTAGGGACAACTACATCCCAAAGATCACCGGATCTGTAACCTCATTCGCATCTGGTGCGTCAAAAGCATTTACCAATCCAAGAGAGGTTTACGATGAAGAAGGCAAGGTGGTTCTCCCGAAAGACACACGGATAAAGTTATACCCTACATACACAAGAAAGCTAGAGGACAAGTATTACGTTGACGTTGCTGGATGGATGTCAGCACCAGGGGCCATGAATAGGAAAAATAGAGTCATGATGTCCGTTATCAAACAGTTGATGAAACGAGATAACCAGGATGTTGAACTGCAGTTCCAAAATGAAACTGCATACCTCCCAGCTCACCAAGTGCATCACAAAGAGAGCGAATCTGATAATGAGTCAATCCACTCTGTGGCGTCAGATCAAAGTACAAACTCATCTCCAGGCACACCCAACTCTGACGCTATAATTAATGAAAGACTAGCCGACTTTTTTGCTAAATCAATACCGAATACCGAAATCAAGATCACTATTGGGTCGGAGAGTCAGCATGAAAAAGTGGCACATGAGAAGTTAATGACCGATGGATATGGCTATTTCCACACTACAATAGAGGTCAATTACAAACCATCGGTAATCTTTGCATCATCGATGGTCACTGAAACCGTCTTTGCGGCCCAAAATATAATGATAGTCCCCTCAAATGGTCTTGGTGTTATTAGTGACATTGATGACACGGTTAAGCTCACAGGAGTTGTAGGTGACAAGCGACTCTTGCTTCgaaatttgttgttgcaagaTTTTGAAGCCTGGAaaattccttcaattgttaAATGGTATATGGATCTCAGTAAGAAGAGGGATATCAGTTTCTTTTATGTTTCAAACTCACCATGGCAATTATTCCCATCAATATCGGAATATTTTAATCTTGTTGGCTTACCAAAGGGATCAATACACTTAAAGAGATACTTAGGTAGCATGATTTCCTCGCTATTGGAACCCTCACTGTCGAGGAAAAAGACTATGTTGCATAAGATTCTACGAGACTTTCCTGATAAAAAGTTTGTTTGTATTGGTGATTCTGGGGAATACGACTTGGAAGCATATGTGGACCTAGCGATTAGCTATCCCAATAGAGTTTTGTCGATATATATTCGATATGTTGAAAACTCATTATCCCTCGAGGATGACCGTCGTATTTTGAAGGAGCTATTGCGACTTTTGGCAAAAAGGAGAACAGATGTGTCGCGTAATTATAGGGAGAATGAGGAGGTATCGCAAAAGAGGGATAACGCTcatgaagttgatttgattgactTGTCAGATTCGCCAGTACTTCCGCCAACTGCTGCATCACtgaatttgtcaaagaaAAAGCCACCCATGAAACCGAAGAAGCCGAAAAACCTACAAAGCAGTTCAAGTCTGCGCGAGCTGCCACCAGCATCTCAGTCAGGAGAGTCTACTCCTCCCGCATTAAGATCTGCAGTATCTTCTCCACCAGAATCACGGTCTGCAGGGTCCCCTCAGCCAGCATCGGTTCCACCGTCATCTAATGTCTCGTCAGATGGTAACCTGATGATTGATGAGTACAGACCACCGTTACCTCCAAGACGTTCTAGAACGAAACTGAGAAGTGGGTACGATTATGAGCCTGGCAGCATATACGACTCCCCCGGGTTTATGGAATTGGAAGATCGAGATAAAAAGGGAGCAGAGTGGGTACGTAGAGTGTCCACAGCAATTACTGCTTTGAAGAACACAAACACCCAAATCCACATATTTATGGATAGTGATGACAAATTTTTCGAGAGCAGTTGTAACAagttggatgaagatgtaCGCGTGAAATAA
- a CDS encoding Rki1 protein (S. cerevisiae homolog RKI1 has isomerase activity, has role in pentose-phosphate shunt, pyridoxine biosynthetic process and localizes to cytoplasm, nucleus) produces the protein MLRLLQRRLTHSMSIETAKKLAAYKAVDENLPPNAKVIGIGSGSTVVYVAERIGQLPNKDDFVCVSTGFQSKALIIDNGLHLGQIEQYPSLDIAFDGADEVDAQLNLIKGGGACLFQEKLVASAAKKLIIVADYRKQSKKLGEHWHQGVPIEVVPIAFTKLIGDITRLGAKSVNLRQGGKAKAGPVITDNNNFILDADFGEIDDPIKLHKELKQLVGVVETGIFSAIAEKAYFGEESGDVTTWGETVIEESK, from the coding sequence ATGCTTCGCTTGCTTCAACGTCGACTCACCCACTCAATGTCTATCGAAACTGCTAAAAAATTGGCGGCATATAAagctgttgatgaaaactTACCACCAAATGCCAAGGTAATTGGTATCGGATCTGGATCTACTGTTGTTTACGTTGCTGAACGTATAGGACAATTACCCAACAAGGACGACTTTGTATGCGTATCAACCGGGTTCCAATCAAAGGCACTTATTATCGACAATGGTTTACATTTGGGACAGATTGAACAATACCCATCACTTGATATTGCCTTTGATGGTGCTGACGAAGTTGATGCACAATTGAACTTAATCAaaggtggtggtgcttgCTTGTTTCAAGAAAAGTTGGTTGCCTCCGCCgcaaagaagttgattatTGTTGCTGATTATAGAAAGCAGTCAAAGAAGTTGGGTGAGCACTGGCATCAAGGTGTACCCATTGAGGTTGTACCTATTGCttttaccaaattgattggtgaCATCACTAGGTTGGGCGCTAAATCAGTGAACTTGAGACAGGGAGGTAAAGCCAAGGCTGGGCCTGTAATTAccgacaacaacaactttatcTTGGACGCTGATTTCGGTGAAATTGATGACCCAATCAAGTTGCACAAAGAGTTGAAGCAATTggttggtgttgttgaaactggGATCTTCTCGGCCATTGCTGAGAAGGCATATTTTGGTGAAGAGTCGGGTGATGTAACTACATGGGGAGAAACAGTTATAGAGGAAAGTAAGTAG
- a CDS encoding Tos1 protein (protein similar to alpha agglutinin anchor subunit), with product MKFSTATLIAVLSSILSVEASCSYDGGNYYCSETTKVVYKGIGFSGSYQDVTNMDESSGSCTQQSYSFSGNLSPLDEELSVHFRGPLKLLQFGVYYPSGSNSKAKREVEDCNTQHIHHKHKRATEVVQVTQTVLVDGNGNTVTSQTTETATVDDNAQQQQDTSSSSSSSAAAAGTTSITNLAGQGKAYRSISTSSAPTTTSSDSSSSETASADGAWERDTYYTPGNADNCVFLNYYGGSGSGVWSSKFGNSLSYANSDNSGGSSSAVALEEVTIGSNTEFVVMSGQECSGNSCGYYRDGTVAYHGFNGSEKIFIFEFEMPSDGSSGFNADMPAVWLLNAKIPRTLQYGDSSCSCWKTGCGELDLFEILSSGSDKLISHLHDGQGASSNTNNGGGGSQDYFARPTSGSLKAAVIFTSNEIHIVQVDDSTDFGSSLDEDTVNSWLQQSGSAATIGY from the coding sequence ATGAAGTTCTCAACTGCTACATTAATTGCTGTGTTGTCATCGATCTTGTCAGTCGAGGCATCCTGTTCATACGATGGTGGTAACTACTACTGTTCAGAAACTACCAAAGTCGTCTACAAAGGTATTGGTTTCTCTGGAAGTTATCAAGATGTCACCAATATGGATGAAAGTAGTGGTTCTTGTACCCAGCAATCATACTCCTTTTCAGGCAACTTGAGTCCTCTTGATGAGGAGTTGTCAGTTCATTTCAGAGGtcctttgaaattgttacAATTTGGTGTTTACTACCCAAGTGGATCCAATAGTAAAGCCAAGAGAGAAGTTGAGGATTGCAATACTCAACATATCCATCATAAACATAAGAGAGCCACTGAAGTTGTTCAAGTTACTCAAACTGTTTTGGTTGATGGAAATGGAAACACAGTAACTTCACAAACTACTGAAACAGCCactgttgatgataatgcacaacaacaacaagacacttcttcttcttcttcttcttctgctgctgctgctggtaCCACTTCCATTACCAATTTAGCTGGTCAAGGAAAAGCTTACAGATCAATCTCAACTTCATCTGCACCAACCACCACCTCATCAgattcttcatcttcagaaACTGCTTCAGCTGATGGTGCATGGGAAAGAGACACTTACTACACCCCAGGAAATGCTGACAACTGTGTCTTTTTGAACTACTACGGTGGCTCAGGATCTGGAGTCTGGTCATCCAAGTTTGGAAACTCATTATCTTATGCTAACTCAGACAATTCTGGTGGTTCGTCAAGTGCCGTTGCTTTAGAAGAAGTTACTATTGGATCAAACACTGAATTTGTTGTCATGTCAGGCCAAGAATGTTCAGGAAACTCTTGTGGGTACTACAGGGACGGAACTGTTGCTTACCACGGTTTTAATGGTAGTGAAAAGATTTTCATTTTCGAATTTGAAATGCCAAGTGATGGTTCTTCTGGATTCAATGCTGATATGCCAGCtgtttggttgttgaatgcCAAGATTCCAAGAACTTTACAATATGGtgattcttcttgttcatgTTGGAAAACTGGTTGTGGTGAATTAGAtttatttgaaatcttGTCATCTGGTTCTGACAAATTGATTAGTCATTTGCATGATGGTCAAGGTGCTTCATCAAACACCAacaatggtggtggtggatcCCAAGATTATTTCGCCAGACCAACCAGTGGATCCTTAAAAGCAGCTGTCATCTTCACTAGTAATGAAATTCATATTGTTCaagttgatgattcaaCCGACTTTGGTTCCAGTTTGGATGAAGATACTGTCAACTCCTGGTTACAACAATCAGGTTCAGCAGCCACCATCGGTTACTAG
- a CDS encoding Rps7a ribosomal protein S7: MASKILAESPSPLDLKVAQAFLDLESTTDLKADLRPLQFKSVREIDVNGGKKALAIFVPPPSLTGYRKIQTRLTRELEKKFPDRHVVFLAERRILPKPSRKARKQQKRPRSRTLTAVHDKLLEDLVFPTEITGKRVRYLVGGNKIQKVLLDSKDSTAIDYKLDSFQQLYTKLTGKQVVFEIPGETH, from the coding sequence atGGCATCAAAGATCCTTGCTgaatcaccatcaccactCGACTTGAAAGTCGCTCAAGCTTTCCTTGATTTGGAATCTACCACCGACTTAAAAGCTGACTTACGTCCATTACAATTCAAATCCGTCAGAGAAATCGATGTCAATGGAGGAAAGAAGGCTCTTGCCATTTTCGTCCCACCACCATCGTTAACCGGTTACAGAAAGATTCAAACTAGATTGACCAGAgagttggaaaagaaattccCAGACAGACATGTTGTCTTTTTGGCTGAAAGAAGAATTTTGCCAAAACCATCAAGAAAAGCtagaaaacaacaaaagagacCAAGATCAAGAACCTTGACTGCCGTTCACGACAAATTGTTGGAAGACTTGGTTTTCCCAACTGAAATCACCGGAAAGAGAGTAAGATACTTGGTTGGTGGTAACAAGATCCAAAAAGTCTTGTTGGACTCAAAAGACTCTACTGCTATTGACTATAAATTGGACTCATTCCAACAATTATACACCAAATTGACTGGAAAACaagttgtttttgaaatccCAGGTGAAACTCATTAA
- a CDS encoding Bzz1 protein (protein similar to S. cerevisiae Bzz1p, which is an SH3 domain protein involved in the regulation of actin polymerization), whose protein sequence is MTLDQLSIGNELKDSYKVTSTWIKNGINFLGDIDEFYRERAVIEKEYSTKLKELTKRFFEKKAKVSSNLSVGDEPQITPGSLESASLVLWNEVLTQTEAIADEKANFSRELQLKIGENLVSLRGKCERIERQIAQINEYLTTEKKGVEDEVAKAKKHYDSLCQSTETARDKNQKSPSDKHARKLADREVEMNNGKNAYLIKINTANRLKDKYYYQDVPEILDYLQELNEDRVALMNKLLRNANIVERNSLDKVKEKLHLIDNTIDQNDPKLDVAMFIKHNTVDWAEPQDFYFIPCSFWHDDESLVIKEPELTELKKRLNIATNEYGKFEQSSLDMKQSLEESTAKRKTDESITLKFDSGLQNSLTLLSKFIKEDTSRVKNEVEIEIIQNFAGDKDLSYVAPVAQKKSRFGFLKGKKTEHEQSDAHSVHTVKSQTSTILPSGIFNLRNKSSSIKDSSDPTARALYAYAATSADETGMHPGDELSVVEEDDGSGWTMVSGPQGQGLVPTSYIEIKAAKKPPPVAPKRGAKRVQYLEALYDYTADGEDELSIRVGDRIILVEDDTDGGGWTEGELNGEKGMFPTSYVKKI, encoded by the coding sequence ATGACATTAGATCAATTGTCGATAGGAAATGAACTAAAGGATTCCTATAAAGTTACATCAACTTGGATCAAAAATGGTATTAACTTCTTGGGtgatattgatgagtttTACCGTGAACGAGCGGTTATCGAAAAGGAGTACTCAACAAAGTTAAAGGAGTTGACAAAGAGattctttgaaaagaaggcCAAGGTTTCATCCAACTTGTCAGTAGGGGATGAGCCTCAAATTACTCCTGGGTCATTGGAAAGTGCATCACTAGTTCTTTGGAATGAAGTATTAACTCAAACAGAGGCAATTGCCGATGAAAAGGCTAATTTCAGTCGTGAGTTGCAACTAAAGATTGGAGAAAATTTAGTCAGTTTGAGGGGCAAGTGCGAGAGGATTGAGCGTCAGATAGCGCAGATTAATGAGTACCTAACTACTGAGAAGAAAGGTGTCGAGGATGAGGttgcaaaagcaaaaaagCATTATGATTCGTTGTGTCAATCTACAGAAACGGCGAGGGacaagaatcaaaaatcGCCAAGTGACAAGCATGCACGGAAGTTAGCTGATAGGGAAGTTGAAATGAATAATGGGAAAAATGCATACTTGATCAAGATTAATACGGCTAATCGATTGAAGGATAAGTATTATTACCAGGATGTTCCTGAAATATTGGATTACTTACAGGAGTTGAATGAGGATAGGGTTGCCTTGatgaataaattgttgaggAACGCAAACATTGTGGAAAGGAACTCATTGGACAAGGTAAAGGAGAAATTgcatttgattgataatacAATTGATCAGAATGATCCGAAATTGGATGTGGCTATGTTTATTAAGCACAACACGGTTGACTGGGCTGAGCCACAGGACTTTTATTTCATTCCATGCTCATTTTGGCATGATGATGAGAGTTTGGTGATAAAAGAGCCGGAGTTGACAGAATTAAAGAAGCGACTTAATATTGCCACGAACGAGTATGGAAAGTTTGAACAATCAAGTTTGGATATGAAGCAGTCGCTTGAGGAGAGTACAGCAAAGAGGAAAACTGATGAGAGTATCACGCTCAAGTTTGACTCTGGGTTACAAAACTCACTAACCCTATTGAGCAAATTTATTAAAGAGGACACAAGTAGGGTCAAGAATGAAGTTGAGattgaaatcattcaaaattttgctGGCGATAAAGATTTGAGCTACGTTGCTCCTGTGGCGCAAAAGAAGTCTCGTTTTGGATTCCTCAAGGGTAAAAAGACTGAGCATGAGCAAAGTGATGCCCATTCAGTTCACACAGTTAAGTCACAAACGTCAACCATCTTACCTAGTGGCATTTTCAACCTTCGGAATAAGAGCTCTAGTATAAAAGACTCTAGTGACCCCACAGCTAGAGCTTTGTATGCATATGCTGCAACCAGTGCTGATGAGACAGGAATGCATCCCGGCGATGAGCTTTCCGTAGTAGAAGAGGATGACGGTTCAGGATGGACAATGGTGTCTGGTCCTCAGGGACAAGGGCTAGTACCAACATCAtacattgaaatcaaagctGCAAAGaaaccaccaccagttgCACCAAAAAGGGGTGCAAAAAGAGTGCAATACTTGGAAGCGCTTTACGATTACACTGCCgatggtgaagatgagCTAAGCATACGAGTTGGAGATCGAATCATATTAGTAGAAGATGACACAGACGGTGGTGGCTGGACTGAAGGAGAGTTGAATGGAGAAAAAGGAATGTTCCCCACTAGTTACGTAAAAAAGATATAG